A genomic window from Prunus persica cultivar Lovell chromosome G2, Prunus_persica_NCBIv2, whole genome shotgun sequence includes:
- the LOC18787222 gene encoding cyanogenic beta-glucosidase, with product MAMQLRSFLLGILLLIGFAFTNSKADIRAPPTHFDTASLNRSSFPEGFVFGVGSGSYQYEGAAKEGGRGPSIWDTFTHKYPEKISDRSNGDITVDQYHRYKEDVGIMKNMGWDAYRFSISWSRLLPNGKLSGGVNKEGIKYYNNLINELLRNGLTPFVTLFHWDLPQTLEDEYGGFLSSHIVNHFQDYAELCYKEFGDRVKYWSTLNEPYIFSYNGYAIGVNAPGRCSAWQQLNCTGGDSSTEPYLVTHHQLLAHAAAVKLYKNRYQTSQNGLIGIALDSHWFEPLSEEKENKNAALRALDFMFGWFAEPLTSGDYPQSMRDLVGSRLPKFTKEQSKLLIGSFDFLGLNYYTGYYASDAPRNNSVYVSYTTDAGVNLSSERNGVPIGPKGASEWLNIYPRGIQRLLLYTKKKYHNPIIYILENGVDELNDPKLSLAEALNDTRRIDFYNSHLHYVQSSIDNGVKVKGFFPWTLLDDFEWFSGFSVRFGIIYVDYNDRLKRHPKFSAHWFKSFLKKY from the exons ATGGCAATGCAATTACGTTCTTTTCTCTTAGGCATACTGCTACTAATTGGCTTTGCTTTCACAAATAGCAAAGCTGATATTAGGGCTCCACCCACACattttgacactgcttctcTCAATAGGAGCAGTTTTCCAGAAGGGTTCGTATTTGGTGTAGGTTCTGGATCTTACCAA TATGAAGGTGCTGCAAAAGAAGGTGGTAGAGGACCAAGCATTTGGGATACCTTCACCCACAAATATCCAG AAAAGATTAGCGATAGAAGCAATGGAGATATCACTGTTGATCAATATCACCGCTATAAG GAAGATGTGGGGATTATGAAGAATATGGGGTGGGATGCTTATCGATTCTCGATCTCATGGTCAAGATTGTTACCAA atGGAAAGTTAAGTGGAGGAGTGAACAAGGAAGGAATCAAATATTACAACAATCTTATCAATGAGCTCTTACGCAATG GTTTAACGCCATTTGTGACACTTTTTCATTGGGATCTTCCTCAAACTTTAGAAGATGAATATGGTGGTTTCTTAAGCTCTCATATTGT GAATCATTTTCAAGATTACGCAGAACTTTGTTATAAGGAATTTGGTGATCGAGTAAAGTATTGGAGCACCCTGAATGAGCCATATATCTTCAGTTATAATGGTTATGCAATCGGGGTCAATGCGCCAGGACGATGCTCTGCTTGGCAGCAGCTAAACTGCACCGGCGGAGATTCATCTACTGAACCATATTTGGTAACACACCACCAACTCCTTGCTCATGCTGCTGCCGTAAAATTGTACAAAAATAGATACCAG ACGTCTCAAAATGGTTTGATAGGGATAGCACTAGATTCCCATTGGTTTGAGCCCCTAtcggaagaaaaagaaaataaaaatgctgCATTACGAgctttggattttatgttcGGATG GTTTGCTGAGCCATTGACAAGTGGTGACTACCCGCAAAGCATGCGAGATCTTGTAGGAAGTCGATTACCAAAATTCACGAAAGAACAATCAAAGTTGCTAATTGgttcatttgattttcttggactAAATTATTATACGGGTTACTATGCAAGTGACGCACCTCGAAATAACTCGGTATACGTGAGCTACACAACAGATGCTGGCGTTAATCTTTCAT CTGAGCGTAATGGGGTCCCCATCGGTCCAAAG GGTGCTTCGGAATGGTTAAATATTTATCCACGAGGAATTCAACGTCTTTTACTCtacacaaagaaaaagtatCACAATCCAATTATTTACATTCTTGAAAATG GTGTGGATGAGTTGAATGATCCGAAATTATCACTTGCTGAAGCCCTTAATGATACCCGTAGAATTGACTTCTACAATAGCCACCTTCATTATGTTCAAAGTTCTATTGA CAATGGTGTCAAAGTGAAGGGATTCTTTCCGTGGACGTTGCTAGACGACTTTGAATGGTTTTCGGGATTTAGTGTTCGATTTGGTATCATCTACGTAGATTATAACGATAGGCTTAAAAGGCACCCAAAATTCTCGGCGCACTGGTTCAAAAGTTTCCTTAAGAAGTATTGA
- the LOC18787638 gene encoding beta-glucosidase 12 isoform X1 — translation MAMQLRSFLLGILLLIGLAFTNSEADIRAPPTHFDTASLNRSSFPEGFVFGVGSGSYQYEGAAKEGGRGPSIWDTFTHKYPEKINDSSNGDITVDQYHRYKEDVGIMKNMGWDAYRFSISWSRLLPNGKLSGGVNKEGIKYYNNLINELLRNGLTPFVTLFHWDLPQTLEDEYGGFLSPHIVNHFQDYAELCYKEFGDRVKHWMTLNEPYTFSNYGYATGSQAPGRCSTWQQLNCTGGDSSTEPYLVTHHQLLAHAAAVKLYKNRYQASQNGVIGITLVSDWFEPLSEEKENKNAALRALDFMFGWFAEPLTSGDYPQSMRSLVGSRLPKFTKEQSKLLIGSFDFLGLNYYTGYYASDAPRNNSVYASYTTDAGVNLSSERNGVLIGPKGASEWLNVYPQGIQHLLLYTKKKYHNPIIYITENGVDELNDPKLSLAEALNDTHRIDFYNRHLHYVQSSIDNGVKVKGFFPWTLLDDFEWSSGFSIRFGITYVDYNDRLKRHPKLSAHWFKSFLKEY, via the exons ATGGCAATGCAATTACGTTCTTTTCTCTTAGGCATACTGCTACTAATTGGCCTTGCTTTCACAAATAGCGAAGCTGATATTAGAGCTCCACCCACACattttgacactgcttctcTCAATAGGAGCAGTTTTCCAGAAGGGTTCGTATTTGGTGTAGGTTCTGGATCTTACCAA TATGAAGGTGCTGCAAAAGAAGGTGGTAGAGGACCAAGCATTTGGGATACCTTCACCCACAAATATCCAG AAAAGATTAACGATAGCAGCAATGGAGATATCACTGTTGACCAATATCACCGCTATAAG GAAGATGTGGGGATTATGAAGAATATGGGGTGGGATGCGTATCGATTCTCTATCTCATGGTCAAGATTGTTACCAA ATGGAAAGTTAAGTGGAGGAGTGAACAAGGAAGGAATCAAATATTACAACAATCTCATCAATGAGCTCTTACGCAATG GTTTAACGCCATTTGTGACACTTTTCCATTGGGATCTTCCTCAAACTTTAGAAGATGAATATGGTGGTTTCTTAAGCCCTCATATTGT CAATCATTTTCAAGATTACGCAGAACTTTGTTATAAAGAATTTGGTGATCGAGTAAAGCATTGGATGACACTGAATGAGCCGTATACCTTCAGTAACTATGGTTATGCAACTGGGTCCCAAGCGCCGGGACGATGCTCCACTTGGCAACAGCTAAACTGCACCGGCGGAGATTCATCTACTGAACCATATTTGGTGACACACCACCAGCTCCTTGCTCATGCAGCTGCCGTAAAATTGTACAAAAATAGATACCAG GCGTCTCAAAATGGAGTGATAGGGATAACATTGGTGTCAGATTGGTTTGAGCCCTTAtcggaagaaaaagaaaataaaaatgctgCATTACGAgctttggattttatgttcGGATG GTTTGCTGAGCCATTGACAAGTGGTGACTATCCGCAAAGCATGCGATCTCTTGTCGGAAGCCGATTaccaaaattcacaaaagaaCAATCCAAGTTGCTAATTGgttcatttgattttcttggactAAATTACTATACGGGTTACTATGCAAGTGATGCACCTCGAAATAACTCGGTATACGCAAGCTACACAACAGATGCTGGCGTTAATCTTTCAT CTGAGCGTAATGGAGTCCTCATAGGTCCAAAG GGTGCTTCGGAATGGTTAAATGTTTATCCACAAGGAATTCAACATCTTTTACTCtacacaaagaaaaagtatCACAATCCAATTATTTACATTACCGAAAATG GTGTGGATGAGTTGAATGATCCTAAATTATCACTTGCCGAAGCCCTTAATGATACCCATAGAATTGACTTCTACAATCGCCACCTTCATTATGTTCAAAGTTCTATTGA cAATGGTGTTAAAGTGAAGGGATTCTTTCCGTGGACGTTGTTAGACGACTTTGAATGGAGTTCGGGATTTAGTATTCGATTTGGTATCACCTATGTTGATTACAACGATAGGCTTAAAAGGCACCCAAAACTCTCGGCGCACTGGTTCAAAAGTTTCCTTAAGGAGTATTGA
- the LOC18787638 gene encoding cyanogenic beta-glucosidase isoform X2 — protein sequence MAMQLRSFLLGILLLIGLAFTNSEADIRAPPTHFDTASLNRSSFPEGFVFGVGSGSYQYEGAAKEGGRGPSIWDTFTHKYPEKINDSSNGDITVDQYHRYKEDVGIMKNMGWDAYRFSISWSRLLPNGKLSGGVNKEGIKYYNNLINELLRNGLTPFVTLFHWDLPQTLEDEYGGFLSPHIVNHFQDYAELCYKEFGDRVKHWMTLNEPYTFSNYGYATGSQAPGRCSTWQQLNCTGGDSSTEPYLVTHHQLLAHAAAVKLYKNRYQASQNGVIGITLVSDWFEPLSEEKENKNAALRALDFMFGWFAEPLTSGDYPQSMRSLVGSRLPKFTKEQSKLLIGSFDFLGLNYYTGYYASDAPRNNSVYASYTTDAGVNLSWCFGMVKCLSTRNSTSFTLHKEKVSQSNYLHYRKWCG from the exons ATGGCAATGCAATTACGTTCTTTTCTCTTAGGCATACTGCTACTAATTGGCCTTGCTTTCACAAATAGCGAAGCTGATATTAGAGCTCCACCCACACattttgacactgcttctcTCAATAGGAGCAGTTTTCCAGAAGGGTTCGTATTTGGTGTAGGTTCTGGATCTTACCAA TATGAAGGTGCTGCAAAAGAAGGTGGTAGAGGACCAAGCATTTGGGATACCTTCACCCACAAATATCCAG AAAAGATTAACGATAGCAGCAATGGAGATATCACTGTTGACCAATATCACCGCTATAAG GAAGATGTGGGGATTATGAAGAATATGGGGTGGGATGCGTATCGATTCTCTATCTCATGGTCAAGATTGTTACCAA ATGGAAAGTTAAGTGGAGGAGTGAACAAGGAAGGAATCAAATATTACAACAATCTCATCAATGAGCTCTTACGCAATG GTTTAACGCCATTTGTGACACTTTTCCATTGGGATCTTCCTCAAACTTTAGAAGATGAATATGGTGGTTTCTTAAGCCCTCATATTGT CAATCATTTTCAAGATTACGCAGAACTTTGTTATAAAGAATTTGGTGATCGAGTAAAGCATTGGATGACACTGAATGAGCCGTATACCTTCAGTAACTATGGTTATGCAACTGGGTCCCAAGCGCCGGGACGATGCTCCACTTGGCAACAGCTAAACTGCACCGGCGGAGATTCATCTACTGAACCATATTTGGTGACACACCACCAGCTCCTTGCTCATGCAGCTGCCGTAAAATTGTACAAAAATAGATACCAG GCGTCTCAAAATGGAGTGATAGGGATAACATTGGTGTCAGATTGGTTTGAGCCCTTAtcggaagaaaaagaaaataaaaatgctgCATTACGAgctttggattttatgttcGGATG GTTTGCTGAGCCATTGACAAGTGGTGACTATCCGCAAAGCATGCGATCTCTTGTCGGAAGCCGATTaccaaaattcacaaaagaaCAATCCAAGTTGCTAATTGgttcatttgattttcttggactAAATTACTATACGGGTTACTATGCAAGTGATGCACCTCGAAATAACTCGGTATACGCAAGCTACACAACAGATGCTGGCGTTAATCTTTCAT GGTGCTTCGGAATGGTTAAATGTTTATCCACAAGGAATTCAACATCTTTTACTCtacacaaagaaaaagtatCACAATCCAATTATTTACATTACCGAAAATG GTGTGGATGA